One window from the genome of Halomicrobium zhouii encodes:
- a CDS encoding branched-chain amino acid ABC transporter permease: MNILGDIIVLLVNGLQQGAIYVLLAIGLSIILGTLRFVNFAHGALYVIGAYAGLLIAQEISVSNGKLADWGYQTIGLDLGFLPALVFVPVFVFVVGLAMERYVARPFYDRPDTDQILVTFGLAIVVQEALHALVGGRSYKLVIPPEALGVIPLSGPTDIPFTAVSLGLWRLWVIVITAVLVLAVYAIVEYTDFGLVVKAGTRDPEMVRLLGIKITRPYIVMFGIGAALAGVAGVVGAPLSNINPEIGMSILVPAFLTVVIGGVGSIRGAVLGGTLIGMVQVALISLGSVSLLGITVNWTPWAQVGIYVLAVVVLLTRPQGLLGEEEVAA; the protein is encoded by the coding sequence GTGAACATCCTCGGGGATATCATCGTATTGCTGGTCAACGGACTCCAGCAGGGTGCTATCTACGTCCTGCTGGCCATCGGCCTGTCGATCATTCTCGGGACGTTGCGGTTCGTCAACTTCGCCCACGGCGCGCTGTACGTCATCGGTGCGTACGCCGGGCTGTTGATCGCCCAGGAGATCTCGGTCTCGAACGGGAAACTGGCCGACTGGGGATACCAGACGATCGGCCTCGACCTGGGATTCCTGCCCGCCCTGGTGTTCGTTCCCGTCTTCGTCTTCGTCGTCGGGCTCGCCATGGAGCGGTACGTCGCGCGCCCGTTCTACGACCGGCCCGACACGGACCAGATCCTGGTGACCTTCGGGCTCGCCATCGTCGTCCAGGAGGCGCTCCACGCCCTCGTGGGCGGTCGCAGTTACAAACTGGTGATCCCCCCGGAGGCCCTGGGTGTGATCCCGCTCTCGGGACCCACCGACATCCCGTTCACCGCCGTGAGCCTCGGTCTCTGGCGACTCTGGGTCATCGTGATCACGGCCGTCCTCGTCCTGGCGGTGTACGCCATCGTCGAGTACACCGACTTCGGACTGGTCGTCAAAGCCGGCACGCGCGACCCGGAGATGGTGCGCCTGCTGGGCATCAAGATCACCCGACCCTACATCGTCATGTTCGGCATCGGCGCGGCGCTCGCCGGGGTCGCCGGCGTCGTCGGCGCGCCGCTCTCGAACATCAACCCCGAGATCGGGATGTCGATCCTCGTGCCGGCGTTCCTGACCGTCGTCATCGGCGGCGTCGGGTCGATCCGGGGCGCCGTCCTCGGTGGGACGCTCATCGGGATGGTCCAGGTGGCGCTCATCTCGCTCGGCAGCGTCTCGCTGCTCGGTATCACCGTCAACTGGACGCCGTGGGCACAGGTCGGCATCTACGTGCTCGCGGTCGTCGTGTTGCTCACCAGGCCACAGGGCCTCCTCGGTGAGGAGGAGGTGGCCGCATGA
- a CDS encoding ABC transporter ATP-binding protein, protein MSTILETRDLVKEFGGLTATDDVNLQIQDGELLSLIGPNGAGKSTLINLITRMLEETSGDILFEGESITDLEPHEVVQRGVGKSFQTASIFPDLSVEENANIASLGAEHGSFRFNFLRHRDSYPEVAERTRDVLDAVELLPQKDVTAADLPYGDKRRLEIGIALASEPSLLLMDEPTAGMSPEETQETVDLIERVQEEMGLTILLVEHDMEIVFSISDRIAVLHQGDIIARGTPEEVQGDPDVQEAYLGGVEL, encoded by the coding sequence ATGAGCACCATCCTCGAGACGCGCGACCTCGTCAAGGAGTTCGGCGGCCTCACGGCCACCGACGACGTGAACCTCCAGATACAGGATGGCGAGTTGCTGTCGCTGATCGGCCCCAACGGTGCGGGCAAGTCGACGCTGATCAACCTCATCACCCGGATGCTCGAGGAGACCAGCGGTGACATCCTGTTCGAGGGCGAGTCGATAACGGACCTCGAACCCCACGAGGTCGTCCAGCGCGGCGTCGGCAAGTCGTTCCAGACGGCCTCTATCTTCCCGGACCTCTCCGTGGAGGAGAACGCCAACATCGCCTCGCTGGGGGCCGAACACGGCTCCTTCCGGTTCAACTTCCTCCGGCACCGGGACAGCTATCCGGAGGTCGCCGAGCGGACTCGCGACGTCCTCGACGCCGTCGAGTTGCTCCCGCAGAAGGACGTCACCGCGGCCGACCTCCCTTACGGCGACAAGCGTCGCCTGGAGATCGGTATCGCCCTCGCGAGTGAACCGTCGCTCCTCCTGATGGACGAACCGACCGCCGGCATGTCGCCGGAGGAGACCCAGGAGACGGTCGACCTGATCGAGCGCGTCCAGGAGGAGATGGGGCTGACCATCCTGCTGGTCGAACACGACATGGAGATCGTCTTCAGCATCTCCGACCGCATCGCCGTGTTACACCAGGGTGACATCATCGCCAGAGGGACGCCCGAGGAGGTCCAGGGCGACCCCGACGTCCAGGAAGCGTACCTCGGAGGTGTCGAGCTGTGA
- the acs gene encoding acetate--CoA ligase encodes MSDDADVDAEAELEARLTEQEYFRPPTQFVGQANVTDPSIHERFDENYPKCFEEYAELLEWDEHWDEVLDDSNPPFYEWFTGGKLNASYNCIDRHLEERKNQAALIWEGTDAEEREHITYQDLYNRVNEMAAVLKEVGVEEDDVVTCHLPMLPSLPVTMLSCARIGAPHSEVFAGFSAQALADRIDSAGSDVVVTVDGYYRRGEFLNHKEKCDEALELAESDPDTVLLWTRHDELDDDVEITSDDPYVLVDELLENNERRRVEPVSRDAEDPLFLMYTSGTTGQPKGCQHRTGGYMSYVTATSKNVLDIKPEDTYWCAADIGWITGHSYIVYGPLSLGTTSVMYEDTPDHPHKGRIWEIAERYDVDIFHTSPTAVRMFMKWGEEHVQDYDFDFRHMTTVGEPIQPEAWLWYYKYIGDEDAVIVDTWWQTETGGHLITNLPALDDMKPGSAGKAQPGISPAIYDDDGEPIEPASGQAGNLVIEDPWPGMLQTVYGNDERFIEEYWQDFSDTDSDDPDDWVYKAGDGAVHGQDDYFRVLGRLDDVMNVAGHRLGTMELESAVAEVEDVAEAAVAAREDAEKGEVPDVYVVVRDGVEESDAVRGRIVEAVEDEIGKFARPANVIFCDDLPKTRSGKIMRRLLENISNDEELGNTTTLRDPSVPEEIRDRMRGD; translated from the coding sequence ATGAGTGACGACGCCGACGTGGATGCCGAGGCTGAACTGGAGGCCCGGCTGACCGAGCAAGAGTACTTCCGGCCGCCGACGCAGTTCGTCGGGCAGGCCAACGTCACCGACCCCTCCATCCACGAGCGTTTCGACGAGAACTATCCGAAGTGTTTCGAGGAGTACGCCGAGCTCCTGGAGTGGGACGAACACTGGGACGAGGTGCTCGACGACTCCAACCCGCCGTTCTACGAGTGGTTCACGGGCGGGAAACTGAACGCCTCCTACAACTGCATCGACCGGCACCTCGAGGAGCGCAAGAACCAGGCCGCCCTCATCTGGGAGGGGACCGACGCCGAAGAGCGCGAGCACATCACGTACCAGGACCTGTACAACCGGGTCAACGAGATGGCCGCGGTACTGAAAGAGGTCGGCGTCGAGGAGGACGACGTCGTCACCTGTCACCTCCCGATGTTGCCGTCGCTGCCGGTGACGATGCTCTCGTGTGCGCGCATCGGCGCGCCCCACTCCGAGGTGTTCGCCGGCTTCTCCGCGCAGGCGCTCGCGGACCGCATCGACAGCGCCGGGTCGGACGTCGTCGTCACCGTCGACGGCTACTACCGCCGCGGCGAGTTCCTGAACCACAAGGAGAAGTGCGACGAGGCGCTGGAACTCGCGGAGTCCGATCCCGACACCGTCCTGCTGTGGACGCGCCACGACGAACTCGACGACGACGTCGAGATAACCAGCGACGACCCCTACGTCCTGGTCGACGAACTGCTGGAGAACAACGAGCGGCGACGCGTCGAACCCGTCTCCCGCGACGCCGAGGATCCGCTCTTCCTCATGTACACGTCCGGGACGACGGGCCAGCCCAAGGGGTGCCAGCACCGCACGGGCGGGTACATGTCCTACGTCACCGCGACGTCGAAGAACGTGCTGGACATCAAGCCCGAGGACACCTACTGGTGTGCGGCCGACATCGGGTGGATCACGGGCCACAGCTACATCGTCTACGGGCCCCTGTCGCTGGGGACCACGAGCGTGATGTACGAGGACACCCCGGACCACCCGCACAAGGGCCGCATCTGGGAGATCGCCGAGCGCTACGACGTGGACATCTTCCACACGTCACCGACGGCGGTGCGGATGTTCATGAAGTGGGGCGAGGAGCACGTCCAGGACTACGACTTCGACTTCCGGCACATGACGACGGTCGGGGAGCCGATCCAGCCCGAAGCGTGGCTCTGGTACTACAAGTACATCGGCGACGAGGACGCCGTCATCGTCGACACCTGGTGGCAGACCGAGACGGGCGGCCACCTCATCACGAACCTGCCGGCCCTCGACGACATGAAGCCCGGTAGCGCTGGCAAGGCCCAGCCCGGCATCAGTCCGGCCATCTACGACGACGACGGCGAACCGATCGAACCCGCGTCCGGCCAGGCCGGCAACCTCGTCATCGAGGACCCCTGGCCCGGCATGCTCCAGACGGTGTACGGCAACGACGAGCGGTTCATCGAGGAGTACTGGCAGGACTTCTCGGACACCGACTCCGACGACCCCGACGACTGGGTGTACAAGGCCGGCGACGGTGCCGTCCACGGCCAGGACGACTACTTCCGCGTGCTCGGCCGCCTCGACGACGTGATGAACGTCGCGGGCCACCGCCTCGGCACGATGGAACTCGAGTCCGCCGTCGCCGAGGTCGAGGACGTCGCCGAGGCCGCCGTCGCCGCGCGCGAGGACGCCGAGAAGGGCGAAGTACCCGACGTCTACGTCGTCGTGCGCGACGGCGTCGAGGAGAGCGACGCAGTACGGGGCCGCATCGTCGAGGCCGTCGAGGACGAGATCGGGAAGTTCGCCCGGCCGGCGAACGTCATCTTCTGTGACGACCTGCCCAAGACGCGCTCGGGCAAGATCATGCGCCGCCTGCTGGAGAACATCTCCAACGACGAGGAACTCGGCAACACGACGACGCTCCGGGATCCGAGCGTCCCCGAAGAGATCCGCGACCGGATGCGCGGCGACTGA
- a CDS encoding branched-chain amino acid ABC transporter permease, with protein MSDEVQTPTEPESAEPGEQSPSLYERWAAVREQESTVAVLTILGVLLAPFVLVTVPDAIGLPSDLTWYNSLITLTLIWAIFAIGYDLLLGYTGLLSFGHAMFWGTAAYAAGIFSAEVFGSPIAMILAGTTVAVVLAWVIGWISLRRGGIYFAILTLAFGQMIYYIFLSPLSTVTGGENGFTGVEVGNLLGVIDLGSQVPFVPVAFVSNWMYVFAGTALVLAVVVGYRILNSPYGVVLRAIRENEQRAEFVGLNVWRYKLMSFIISGAFAGVAGSLYTIQRSYVPIENTLQWTVSGDIVVITVLGGAGSLFGAIFGAGLYMYVANIVSGMAGIGDFWHLILGVVFIVVVVTMPNGIWGGISWVREKSLLLPEAPTIARQKAANGRDWITSLVGGEDR; from the coding sequence ATGAGCGACGAGGTCCAGACTCCGACCGAACCGGAGAGCGCAGAGCCCGGCGAACAGTCGCCGTCGCTGTACGAGCGCTGGGCAGCGGTCCGCGAACAGGAGTCCACCGTCGCCGTGCTGACGATCCTCGGCGTCCTCCTGGCGCCGTTCGTCCTGGTGACGGTCCCGGACGCGATCGGTCTCCCGAGCGACCTCACGTGGTACAACAGCCTCATCACGCTCACGCTGATCTGGGCCATCTTCGCCATCGGCTACGACCTGCTGCTCGGGTACACCGGGCTGCTCTCGTTCGGCCACGCGATGTTCTGGGGCACCGCGGCATACGCCGCCGGCATCTTCAGCGCCGAAGTGTTCGGGAGCCCCATCGCGATGATCCTCGCCGGGACCACCGTCGCGGTGGTGCTCGCCTGGGTCATCGGGTGGATCTCGCTGCGCCGCGGCGGCATCTACTTCGCCATCCTCACGCTGGCGTTCGGACAGATGATCTACTACATCTTCCTCTCGCCGCTGTCCACCGTCACCGGCGGCGAGAACGGGTTCACCGGCGTCGAGGTCGGGAACCTGCTCGGCGTCATCGACCTGGGCAGCCAGGTGCCGTTCGTGCCCGTAGCGTTCGTCAGCAACTGGATGTACGTCTTCGCCGGCACCGCGCTCGTCCTCGCGGTCGTCGTCGGCTACCGCATCCTCAACTCACCGTACGGCGTCGTGCTCCGGGCGATCCGGGAGAACGAACAGCGCGCGGAGTTCGTCGGTCTCAACGTCTGGCGATACAAGCTCATGTCCTTTATCATCTCGGGGGCCTTCGCCGGCGTGGCGGGGAGCCTCTACACGATCCAGCGCTCGTACGTGCCCATCGAGAACACGCTACAGTGGACGGTCAGCGGCGACATCGTCGTCATCACCGTCCTCGGCGGCGCCGGCTCCCTGTTCGGCGCGATATTCGGCGCCGGGCTGTACATGTACGTCGCGAACATCGTCAGCGGCATGGCCGGCATCGGCGACTTCTGGCACCTCATCCTCGGCGTCGTCTTCATCGTCGTCGTGGTCACGATGCCCAACGGCATCTGGGGTGGCATCTCCTGGGTGCGCGAGAAGAGCCTCCTCTTACCGGAAGCCCCGACGATCGCACGCCAGAAAGCCGCAAACGGCCGTGACTGGATCACGTCCCTCGTCGGAGGTGAGGACCGATGA
- a CDS encoding substrate-binding protein → MSSDDKSVSRRSVLKQAGATGALGLAGLAGCSGDGGGNGDDEYPALGNYPIEGDTAMFGFNVPLSGPYSSEGEDELRAYELAVKHLNNGGGWVDNWDDLSGEGVLDYEIDYVEGDTATDASTADESASRMIQRDDVIMFAGGSSSAVAIAQQGVAQRENVMFTCCLTHSNDTTGQDCVRYSFREMFNAYMTGQALTPVVTEEYGDDLSFYQLYADYSWGKTVEESIRKFFGEAGWEEVNSVATPLDTSDFSSYLSEAQSSGADVLFLNHYGLDGANSLNQAIDAGIDEDMEIVMPLYNRPMAEAASSAIDGIYGTIAWDSQIDNEPSNSFTEFFGEEYDGRVPSGPAQLAYSGTLQYAAAVERAGTFYPPEVIRQLEGFEYDNIGMGDETMRACDHQAQRAIPVVRGLPESEQGDGQFFEIVDITSRDDVGYGCDEGPASQCELGEYGDE, encoded by the coding sequence ATGTCAAGCGATGACAAGAGCGTCTCACGACGCTCTGTGCTAAAACAGGCCGGCGCGACTGGTGCACTCGGACTGGCTGGGCTAGCTGGTTGTTCCGGCGATGGTGGTGGCAACGGTGACGACGAATACCCCGCGCTCGGGAACTACCCGATCGAGGGCGACACGGCGATGTTCGGCTTCAACGTCCCGCTATCGGGGCCGTACTCCTCGGAGGGAGAGGACGAGCTCCGGGCGTACGAACTGGCCGTCAAACACCTCAACAACGGGGGCGGCTGGGTCGACAACTGGGACGACCTCTCGGGCGAAGGCGTCCTCGACTACGAGATCGACTACGTGGAGGGTGACACCGCCACGGACGCTTCGACCGCGGACGAGTCCGCCTCACGGATGATCCAGCGCGACGACGTGATCATGTTCGCCGGCGGTTCCTCGAGCGCGGTCGCCATCGCCCAGCAGGGCGTGGCCCAGCGCGAGAACGTGATGTTCACGTGCTGTCTGACACACTCCAACGACACGACCGGACAGGACTGTGTCCGCTACAGCTTCCGGGAGATGTTCAACGCGTACATGACTGGGCAGGCGCTGACGCCCGTCGTCACCGAGGAGTACGGTGACGACCTGTCGTTCTACCAGCTGTACGCGGACTACTCCTGGGGGAAGACGGTCGAGGAGTCCATCCGGAAGTTCTTCGGCGAGGCCGGCTGGGAGGAAGTCAACAGCGTCGCGACGCCGCTGGACACGAGCGACTTCTCCTCGTACCTCTCGGAGGCCCAGAGTTCGGGCGCCGACGTCCTGTTCCTCAACCACTACGGGCTGGACGGGGCGAACTCGCTGAACCAGGCCATCGACGCGGGTATCGACGAGGACATGGAGATCGTCATGCCGCTGTACAACCGGCCCATGGCGGAGGCGGCCAGTTCCGCCATCGACGGCATCTACGGCACGATCGCCTGGGACTCCCAGATCGACAACGAGCCCTCGAACTCCTTCACCGAATTCTTCGGCGAGGAGTACGACGGCCGCGTGCCCTCGGGGCCGGCCCAGCTCGCGTACTCGGGGACGCTCCAGTACGCTGCCGCGGTCGAACGCGCCGGAACGTTCTACCCGCCGGAGGTCATCCGGCAGCTCGAAGGCTTCGAGTACGACAACATCGGGATGGGCGATGAGACGATGCGTGCCTGCGACCACCAGGCCCAGCGCGCGATCCCGGTCGTCCGCGGGCTCCCGGAGTCCGAGCAGGGCGACGGGCAGTTCTTCGAAATCGTCGACATCACCTCGCGCGACGACGTCGGCTACGGCTGTGACGAAGGACCCGCGTCGCAGTGCGAACTCGGAGAGTACGGAGACGAGTGA
- a CDS encoding ABC transporter ATP-binding protein, whose product MSLLELDSVDSYYGESHILRDVSMHVEEGEICALLGRNGAGKTTTLRSIAGARPPTVRDGTITYKGRNITDLPTEDISALGISHVPEERRVFANLTVEENLHLAEVVSNPSNTWGRDIDFEHTGMTTEEVYDDFPRLGERASQQAGTLSGGEQQMLAIARALKQSTDLLMLDEPYEGLAPQIIETVENAIERIRDDGTTVLLVEQNAAAAMQIADRCYVVDQGAVVFSGSADELREDDETRQRYLGV is encoded by the coding sequence GTGAGCCTGCTCGAACTCGACAGCGTCGACAGCTACTACGGCGAGAGTCACATCCTCCGCGACGTGTCGATGCACGTCGAGGAAGGCGAGATTTGCGCGCTACTGGGCCGCAACGGCGCGGGCAAGACCACGACGCTCAGGAGCATCGCGGGCGCGCGCCCGCCGACGGTCCGGGACGGCACGATCACCTACAAGGGACGGAACATCACCGACCTGCCGACCGAGGACATCTCGGCGCTGGGCATCTCGCACGTCCCCGAGGAGCGCCGGGTCTTCGCCAACCTCACCGTGGAGGAGAACCTCCACCTCGCCGAGGTCGTCTCGAACCCCTCGAACACCTGGGGCCGGGACATCGACTTCGAACACACCGGCATGACGACCGAGGAGGTGTACGACGACTTCCCGCGACTCGGCGAGCGCGCCAGTCAGCAGGCCGGCACGCTCTCGGGCGGCGAGCAACAGATGCTCGCCATCGCCCGCGCGCTGAAACAGAGCACAGATCTCCTGATGCTGGACGAGCCCTACGAGGGGCTCGCCCCGCAGATCATCGAGACCGTCGAGAACGCCATCGAGCGCATCCGCGACGACGGGACGACGGTGTTGCTCGTCGAGCAGAACGCCGCGGCAGCGATGCAGATCGCCGACCGGTGTTACGTCGTCGACCAGGGTGCGGTCGTGTTCAGCGGGTCCGCCGACGAACTGCGCGAGGACGACGAGACGCGCCAGCGGTACCTGGGGGTCTAA